One genomic segment of Plasmodium vinckei vinckei genome assembly, chromosome: PVVCY_03 includes these proteins:
- a CDS encoding PIR protein CIR protein: MALSSYDLRKVYKDIYTIDYYFYETNKGQLIVNKNYSDLIHKYCHNGNTSGKDKCQNNYFKMASSGVIHLLEALKKYNLDDDKLAEYAILWLIYKLNIYSKNTFKNLSDFYNSYIEKNEYYDKNIKGDGSPTYKEIINKKQDLMNMNIKELSKFDAPFYILFDLYYASNSRILNCTNYYGYGKLFVQNFKELNNDPKNIENSSYSQILSTLSNDYKNLKNIYDNDHVKCIDFPDLPKLNPKSPVENSGQMLTETSEATSSSSSILNTVIPGLSIFAIPVFLGVAYKTIYKKQIKKTKEENET; this comes from the exons ATGGCACTGTCAAGTTATGATCTTAGGAAAGTg taTAAAGACATTTATACGATCGATTACTATTTCTATGAGACGAATAAAGGTCAATTAAtagttaataaaaattacagTGATTTAATCCACAAATATTGTCATAATGGGAATACTTCAGGAAAAGATAAAtgtcaaaataattattttaaaatggcTAGTTCTGGTGTTATTCATTTGCTAGAAGCGTTAAAGAAGTATAATTTAGACGATGATAAACTTGCCGAATACGCTATTTTATGGTTAATTTACAaactaaatatatattcaaaaaatacattCAAAAATCTAAgtgatttttataatagttatatagaaaaaaatgagtatTATgataagaatataaaaggTGATGGTAGTCCAACTTATAaggaaattataaataaaaaacaagatttgatgaatatgaatattaaaGAACTATCTAAATTTGATGCcccattttatatattatttgatttgTATTATGCATCTAATAGTCGAATTTTGAATTgtacaaattattatggtTATGGTAAACTGTTTgttcaaaattttaaagaacTCAATAATGATCCTAAGAATATAGAAAACAGTTCATATAGTCAAATATTGTCTACATTATCaaatgattataaaaatttaaaaaatatatatgataatgaTCACGTTAAATGTATCGATTTTCCAGATCTTCCAAAATTAAACCCCAAAAGTCCTGTAGAAAATTCTGGACAAATGTTAACGGAGACTTCTGAAGCTACATCATCAAGTTCGTCGATATTAAACACAGTAATTCCAGGTTTATCGATATTTGCAATACCGGTTTTCTTGGGAGTTGCTTATAAg acaatatataagaaacaaattaaaaaaactaaagaagaaaatgaaactTAA